From Plectropomus leopardus isolate mb chromosome 4, YSFRI_Pleo_2.0, whole genome shotgun sequence, the proteins below share one genomic window:
- the LOC121942422 gene encoding sialoadhesin-like, translated as MSLTAAASGFVVFLLSAQVIWGRYFYEVTYPKQNICAPEGSTVDIHCSYKYPGSHETEAITKFWFIKMEKHNPLDLTKDPKYSGRADHSCNNKKCTLTIRDLRQSDSGKYRFRFITNDDEKYTGEPGVTLSVTGLQVTKLTSNSLKCFAYCGRNHFHVMWYRNGHIIPYRTTSLNSFTNGNSYSCALEGHEDFPSPSLCVGGHTCNGLTYTDKNICASKGSSVDISCTYDRYNYTDKSTFWFSGDRSHYWPPQPEDLMKKSQYSGRVEVKTERGRSTLKISDLRESDSARYYLKFKTGSFEWTSSPGTSLTVTALQVQVIRTVIRSATYVELKCLSSCFPARNPSYVWFRSGEKMTWGQTYFYYGPFDAQHIISCALIGHESSPSPPVYAPKRPSVSVSPSEIEEGSSVTLTCSSDANPAANYTWYKEDGNLDLKPLSTKKQFAFTPVQSSHSGEYYCTAKNELGNSMSESISINVKYAPRRPSVSVSPSAEIEEGSSVTLSCSCDANPAAKYTWYKENQTLVQGPEGIHHFDLISFEDSGIYHCKCENKYGNITFTPVRIDVQYAPKRPSVSVSPSAEIEEGSSVTLTCSSDANPAANYTWYKENEDSPKAFRQIFIITEIRAEHSGNYYCEAQNSRGRQNSTLHLIIVSSSMKSVAAGSITVIFLALIFLSAFLLMRRKKSLEQTLEPRVRQDNKLQVNMVTVRDVPSAPRPRSQAEQQDDLCYASVTFLKNREDPLYSNIRLGQPIRPKEVEEEDDEEDEEEDVEYTAVMFKSNGAATGSTHQEAAEDSSELYSTVCKNTRV; from the exons ATGAGTTTAACAGCAGCAGCGAGCGGATTTGTTGTCTTCCTTCTCTCTGCACAAG TGATATGGGGTCGATATTTTTATGAAGTGACTTACCCTAAACAAAACATCTGTGCCCCTGAAGGATCAACAGTAGACATACACTGCTCCTACAAATACCCAGGGAGTCATGAGACGGAAGCTATTACTAAATTCTGGtttattaaaatggaaaaacataatCCTTTGGATCTGACAAAAGACCCCAAGTATTCAGGACGTGCAGATCACTCTTGTAATAATAAGAAGTGCACACTGACAATCAGAGACCTGAGACAGAGCGACTCAGGCAAATACAGGTTCAGGTTTATAACAAACGATGATGAGAAATATACTGGTGAACCTGGAGTCACTTTGTCTGTCACAG GTCTCCAGGTGACCAAACTCACCAGCAATTCACTTAAGTGTTTCGCTTACTGTGGACGAAATCATTTTCACGTCATGTGGTACAGAAACGGACATATAATTCCATATAGAACAACTTCTTTAAACAGCTTTACGAATGGTAACAGTTATTCCTGCGCATTGGAAGGACACGAGGATTTCCCCTCTCCTTCATTGT GTGTAGGTGGTCACACTTGCAACGGACTTACttacactgacaaaaacatctgCGCCTCCAAAGGCTCTTCAGTGGACATTTCTTGCACGTACGACCGATACAATTACACTGACAAATCTACATTTTGGTTCAGTGGTGATAGAAGTCATTATTGGCCTCCACAACCAGAGGACCTGATGAAAAAATCACAGTATTCAGGTCGTGTTGAGgtcaaaacagagagaggacgCTCCACACTGAAAATCTCCGACTTGAGAGAGAGCGATTCAGCCAGGTATTACTTGAAATTCAAAACAGGAAGCTTTGAATGGACTAGTTCACCCGGTACATCGTTGACTGTCAcag CTCTGCAGGTGCAAGTGATCAGAACAGTCATTCGGTCAGCTACCTATGTAGAGCTCAAGTGTCTGAGCAGCTGCTTTCCAGCTCGTAATCCTTCCTACGTCTGGTTCAGGAGTGgagagaaaatgacctggggACAGACATATTTCTATTATGGCCCGTTTGATGCACAACACATCATCTCTTGTGCTTTGATAGGACACGAGAGTTCCCCCTCTCCTCCAGTGT ATGCTCCAAAGCGTCCCTCTGTGTCAGTGAGTCCCTCTGAGATAGAGGAGGGCAGCTCAGTGACTCTGACCTGCAGCAGTGACGCTAACCCAGCAGCTAACTACACCTGGTACAAGGAGGATGGAAATCTAGACCTGAAACCTCTCAGTACAAAGAAACAGTTTGCCTTCACCCCTGTTCAGTCCTCTCACTCTGGAGAGTATTACTGCACAGCTAAGAATGAGCTGGGGAATAGTATGTCTGAATCCATCTCtataaatgtgaaat ATGCTCCGAGGCGTCCCTCTGTGTCAGTGAGTCCCTCTGCTGAGATAGAGGAGGGCAGCTCagtgactctgagctgcagctgtgacgCTAACCCAGCAGCTAAATACACCTGGTACAAGgagaaccaaacactggttcagGGACCAGAAGGCATTCATCATTTTGATTTAATCAGCTTTGAGGACAGCGGGATCTACCACTGCAAATGTGAGAACAAATATGGCAACATAACCTTCACGCCTGTACGCATAGATGTCCAGT ATGCTCCAAAGCGTCCCTCTGTGTCAGTGAGTCCCTCTGCTGAGATAGAGGAGGGCAGCTCAGTGACTCTGACCTGCAGCAGTGACGCTAACCCAGCAGCTAACTACACCTGGTACAAGGAGAACGAAGACTCACCAAAAGCATTCAGACAGATCTTCATCATCACTGAAATCAGAGCCGAACACAGCGGGAATTATTACTGTGAAGCCCAAAATAGCAGAGGACGTCAAAACTCCACTTTACATCTCATCATTGTATCCA GTTCAATGAAATCCGTAGCTGCTGGATCAATCACCGTGATTTTTCTGGCTCTCATTTTCCTTTCTGCTTTCCTGTTGATGAG aaGAAAAAAGTCTTTGGAGCAAACCCTCGAGCCAAGAGTGAGACAAGACAACAAACTTCAG GTAAACATGGTTACAGTGCGTGACGTCCCTTCAGCACCGAGACCGAGATCACAGGCAGAGCAGCAGGACGACCTCTGCTATGCCAGCGTGACCTTCTTGAAAAACCGGGAAGACCCTCTTTACTCCAACATCAGGCTCGGTCAGCCCATCAGACCCAAGGaggtggaagaggaggatgatgaggaggatgaagaggaggatgtGGAGTACACGGCCGTCATGTTTAAGAGTAACGGTGCAGCTACAGG ATCAACACATCAGGAGGCTGCAGAGGATTCATCTGAACTGTACAGCACAGTCTGCAAAAATACAAGAGTATAA
- the LOC121942424 gene encoding carcinoembryonic antigen-related cell adhesion molecule 5-like, which yields MRGAAMGSTAATSGFFVLFLFVSVVQSRDVLTYISAQICAVRGSTVDIRVKRQSISVEKILWFTDMQDEEPVDLRTDSEYAGRVKYFCDMTTCTLRITDLKESDSAEYNFRLKDRHMRNFTRLPGVTLSVTDPDLQVKVTKLYSSWAELFCHSACHLPDRPSYVWYKNGQKIQTETPSYSDYADPADSFSCAVRGQEDFPSPSVCVDGHTCNRVMYTDRSICAAEGSSVDVSSTYNSYEDEVESKFWFSPERRNQWKNPSQPEDLSEDWQYAGRVQVFETARGRSTLRISDLRQSDAAQYHFKFKTPRFEWRSDLPGTTLTVTGLQVQVIRKTVRPSHTEAQLLCQNSCSPPGHFSFVWFKNGQRIMAEETSTYTDSFYPRDNISCALKGHEDARSLSLNAPKVPSVSVSPPGEITEGSSVTLTCDANTAANYTWWYEKNLKLLSKKQQLVFSSIQISDSGEYYCTAEDELGATTSESIFIDVKYAPKRPSVSVSPSAEIEEGSSVTLSCSSDANPAANYTWYKENQTLVHGPEGIYRLTSISSEDRGNYFCKSENQYGQINSSSLIIDVQYAPKRPSVSVSPSAEIEEGSSVTLNCSSDANPAANYTWYKENQTLVQGPDGIYHVTSIRSEDSGIYHCKSENPHGQISSTSVFIDVQYAPKRPSVSVSPSAEIEEGSSVTLNCSSDANPAANYTWYKEDEDSPKASGQIFTITDFRAEHSGNYYCEAENNRGRQSSTLHLLVLAGASRSNFGIILLFSMMIVAIFYVYLRIRLPYLHRRRRRRQNSKASGAAHHEPYGRRAPSRGTR from the exons atgagaggagcagctatGGGTTCAACTGCAGCAACGAGTGGattttttgtcctctttctctTCGTGTCAG TGGTACAAAGCAGGGATGTGTTGACGTACATTTCTGCTCAGATTTGTGCCGTGCGAGGATCAACAGTGGACATTCGCGTAAAAAGACAATCTATCAGTGTGGAGAAAATATTGTGGTTCACTGACATGCAGGATGAAGAACCTGTGGATCTGAGAACAGACTCGGAGTACGCCGGTCGTGTGAAGTATTTCTGTGACATGACGACCTGCACTCTGAGAATCACAGACCTGAAAGAGAGCGACTCAGCTGAGTACAATTTCAGACTCAAAGACAGACATATGAGGAATTTCACCCGTTTACCTGGAGTCACTTTGTCTGTCACAG ATCCAGATCTCCAGGTGAAAGTGACAAAATTGTATTCTTCCTGGGCGGAGCTGTTTTGTCACAGCGCCTGTCATCTGCCTGATCGTCCTTCCTACGTCTGGTACAAGAATGGACAGAAAATTCAGACAGAAACACCCTCATATTCGGACTACGCTGATCCTGCAGACAGCTTTTCCTGTGCTGTGAGAGGACAGGAGGATTTCCCCTCGCCTTCAGTGT GTGTCGATGGTCACACCTGTAACAGAGTGATGTACACAGACAGAAGCATCTGCGCCGCCGAAGGCTCATCCGTGGACGTTTCTTCCACATACAACAGTTACGAAGATGAAGTTGAATCAAAATTTTGGTTCAGTCCTGAACGCAGAAATCAGTGGAAGAATCCTTCACAACCTGAGGACCTGAGTGAAGACTGGCAGTACGCAGGTCGAGTTCAGGTCTTTGAGACGGCGAGAGGACGCTCCACTCTGAGAATCTCTGATCTGAGACAGAGCGATGCAGCCCAGTATCACTTCAAATTCAAAACACCACGCTTTGAATGGAGGAGTGATTTACCTGGAACAACTCTGACTGTCACAG GTCTGCAGGTGCAGGTGATCAGAAAAACAGTCCGTCCGTCTCATACCGAGGCGCAGCTGTTGTGTCAGAACAGCTGCAGTCCGCCTGGTCATTTTTCCTTCGTCTGGTTCAAGAACGGACAGAGAATTATGGCAGAGGAAACTTCTACATATACAGACAGTTTCTATCCCAGAGACAACATCTCCTGTGCTCTTAAAGGACACGAGGATGCCCGCTCTCTTTCGCTGA ATGCTCCCAAGGTTCCTTCTGTGTCAGTGAGTCCACCTGGTGAAATCACGGAGGGCAGCTCAGTGACGTTGACCTGTGACGCGAACACGGCAGCTAACTACACCTGGTGGTACGAGAAAAACCTCAAACTGCTCagtaaaaaacagcagcttgtcTTCAGCTCCATCCAGATCTCTGACTCTGGAGAGTATTACTGCACAGCTGAGGACGAGCTCGGGGCGACAACATCTGAATCCATCTTTATCGATGTGAAAT ATGCTCCAAAGCGTCCCTCTGTGTCAGTGAGTCCCTCTGCTGAGATAGAGGAGGGCAGCTCagtgactctgagctgcagcagtgatgctAACCCAGCAGCTAACTACACCTGGTACAAGgagaaccaaacactggttcatGGACCAGAAGGCATTTATCGTTTAACCTCCATCAGctctgaggacagagggaaCTACTTCTGCAAGTCTGAGAATCAGTATGGACAGATTAACTCCTCATCTCTGATCATAGATGTCCAGT ATGCTCCAAAGCGTCCCTCTGTGTCAGTGAGTCCCTCTGCTGAGATAGAGGAGGGCAGCTCAGTGACTCTGAACTGCAGCAGTGATGCTAACCCAGCAGCTAACTACACCTGGTACAAGgagaaccaaacactggttcagGGACCAGACGGCATTTATCATGTCACCTCCATCAGGTCTGAGGACAGCGGGATCTACCACTGCAAGTCTGAGAATCCACATGGACAGATCAGCTCTACGTCTGTATTCATAGATGTTCAGT ATGCTCCAAAGCGTCCCTCTGTGTCAGTGAGTCCCTCTGCTGAGATAGAGGAGGGCAGCTCAGTGACTCTGAACTGCAGCAGTGATGCTAACCCAGCAGCTAACTACACCTGGTACAAGGAGGATGAAGACTCACCAAAAGCATCCGGACAGATCTTCACCATCACCGACTTCAGAGCCGAACACAGCGGGAATTATTACTGTGAAGCCGAGAACAACAGAGGACGTCAGAGCTCCACCTTACACCTACTTGTTTTGGCGG GTGCATCCAGATCTAACTTTGGAATAATACTGCTTTTTTCCATGATGATTGTCGCCATCTTCTATGTCTATCTACGGATTAG GTTGCCCTATCTACATCGTAGGCGCAGACGGAGACAAAACAGCAAAGCCAGTGGTGCAGCTCACCATGAGCCATATGGGCGCAGGGCTCCATCTAGAGGGACGCGCTGA